In Pseudoalteromonas tetraodonis, the genomic window GCCAAGTCTATCTTCTAATTGAGATATTTGTCTGCTTAATGGGGACTGAGATATGAACAGCACTTCTGCGGCTTTGCCGACATGTTCTAATTCTGCCACAGTTATAAAATAATGAAGTTGCTTTAGATCTAGCATTGTAATGGCACCGTTTAATATAGAATTTAGCTTTTATAGCTACTGGTACGCTAGCACGTATACTTTTAACTACATATCTCAAATTTAAGATAGAGATTCCTTAAAGAAAATAATTGTCATTGTTTTTAATCTAGCCATAGTTAGCAATTGATGACATACATTTTAGGGTTAAAAGTTTAATGAATGGAAGCTATAGCTAGCCATCTAGGTTAAAGTAAATATAAAAAATATTAATAAACAGCCACATCAATAGATGTGGCTGTTTATTTAGCTTCGGTAAAATCATAGTATCTAAATAGAATATGTGTCCTTATCGAGCTTAGCTCGATAAGCCATTATCTTTCACTACGAGTGTACCTTTAAGCCTATAAAACTCATTATTAGCCGTTGAGAAAAAAGTCATTGATGTACCCTTTTTAAAGTCATCTAAATGAACCACTGTGGCTCCCGAATCTTCTTGCCACGAGATTAAATATACGCCTTCAGATACCTCGTTCCACTCACATGAAGATTTTCCCTTTGAGCCCTTACCTGGTCCTTCAATAATCTCATATTCAACTTGAGAGGCATCAGTATTATATTTATTTGTAGCAACTAAACCGTCATATGAGACAGTAACGAACTTTTCTGCAAAGAATTTTGACATATATTTCACCTTATAGCGATTGGGTTTATATTAACTTGGGTCGATCCTTTATATAGAGGATGACCAAGTACGAATAAAAATTCGAAAAT contains:
- a CDS encoding MoaF-related domain-containing protein codes for the protein MSKFFAEKFVTVSYDGLVATNKYNTDASQVEYEIIEGPGKGSKGKSSCEWNEVSEGVYLISWQEDSGATVVHLDDFKKGTSMTFFSTANNEFYRLKGTLVVKDNGLSS